Proteins encoded together in one Anticarsia gemmatalis isolate Benzon Research Colony breed Stoneville strain chromosome 1, ilAntGemm2 primary, whole genome shotgun sequence window:
- the LOC142980624 gene encoding ciliary microtubule associated protein 1A-like has protein sequence MPWGWECRARLVKQNTLKPAERRGPISQETKTPGPSHYDVPHVVGGPGFSHIKRMPAYTFRYMTKIIHKPTALPRAPMFNTRGMGPKGSYRIPGSIISPQIDEPLSKTKVPGPGTYVPRGDSRYKRPPAYTMRPAARPPYQAWDQWTPPPNMYYPPMPKRKPPSFTFGFRAKDVNPPEMPGPGTHEPNFGYVEKTRPAFSFGGPFKPKKLPTVPPPNTYCEKKFNVSKRSIPAPSFGIRHTPYLGEQPTFMKPSKLDIQISGAT, from the exons ATGCCGTGGGGATGGGAGTGCAGAGCGAGGCTTGTGAAGCAAAATACATTGAAGCCGGCAGAGCGGCGAGGTCCTATATCGCAAGAAACGAAAACTCCCGGTCCTAGTCATTATGATGTGCCGCATGTAGTGG GTGGTCCAGGCTTTTCTCATATAAAGAGAATGCCGGCTTACACATTCCGGTATATGACGAAAATTATTCATAAGCCGACCGCTCTACCCAGAGCACCGATGTTCAACACGAGAGGAATGGGGCCGAAAG GTAGTTACAGAATACCAGGCAGTATAATCTCTCCACAAATCGATGAACCGCTAAGCAAAACGAAGGTGCCGGGCCCCGGTACCTACGTACCAAGAGGCGACTCGCGGTACAAGCGACCGCCTGCCTATACTATGAGGCCGGCAGCACGGCCCCCGTACCAAGCCTGGGACCAATGGACCCCTCCACCTAATATGTACTACCCACCTATGCCAAAGAG GAAGCCGCCATCATTCACATTCGGCTTCAGGGCCAAAGATGTTAATCCACCAGAGATGCCAGGTCCGGGAACCCACGAGCCTAATTTTGGCTATGTAGAAAAAACCAGGCCTGCATTCTCCTTTGGAGGACCTTTCAAACCCAAGAAACTGCCCACTGTACCTCCTCCTAACACGTATTGTGAGAAAAAG TTCAACGTGAGCAAACGCTCGATACCAGCGCCAAGTTTCGGCATCCGGCACACTCCATACTTGGGCGAACAACCAACGTTTATGAAGCCATCCAAACTGGATATTCAGATCAGTGGAGCCACTTGA